Proteins encoded within one genomic window of Phyllobacterium sp. T1293:
- a CDS encoding transporter substrate-binding domain-containing protein, with amino-acid sequence MTFKTTLKSSFAALLLLGGATIGVTTGKARADAIDDITKAGVLNVGVFADFPPFSSASADMTLKGYDIDVAQALADALKVKLKTVSVTGQNRIPYLTEHRVDLLMSVGYSKEREQVIDFAAPYAPYYIAVIGPKALAVKGKDDLAGKSIAVNRGTLEDTSLTAAAPASADVKRFDNYNAVIQAFISGQTQLMVVGNDVGAQVLARQEALAPEQKFQLLTSPSHIALNKKEDRLKQAINDAVAKMLSDGSLNKSSEAWLKTPLNPANLKD; translated from the coding sequence TCACTACGGGTAAAGCTCGGGCCGATGCCATCGATGACATCACCAAAGCGGGGGTTCTCAATGTTGGCGTCTTCGCTGACTTTCCACCCTTTTCCTCAGCCAGCGCCGATATGACCCTCAAGGGTTATGATATCGATGTGGCGCAGGCTCTTGCCGATGCGTTGAAGGTGAAGCTCAAGACCGTCAGCGTCACCGGCCAGAACCGTATTCCGTATCTCACCGAACATCGCGTCGATCTGCTCATGAGCGTCGGTTACAGCAAGGAACGCGAGCAGGTCATTGATTTTGCTGCGCCCTATGCGCCCTATTACATCGCGGTCATCGGCCCAAAGGCGCTTGCAGTGAAAGGCAAGGATGATCTTGCCGGCAAAAGCATAGCCGTCAATCGTGGCACACTCGAAGACACGTCCCTAACGGCCGCAGCTCCAGCCTCCGCCGATGTAAAACGTTTTGACAACTATAATGCCGTCATTCAGGCCTTCATTTCGGGCCAGACCCAGCTCATGGTGGTCGGCAATGATGTGGGCGCGCAGGTTCTTGCCCGTCAGGAAGCGCTTGCGCCGGAGCAGAAATTCCAGCTTCTGACCTCGCCGTCACATATCGCCCTGAACAAGAAAGAAGACCGGCTCAAGCAGGCGATCAACGATGCCGTTGCCAAGATGCTTAGCGATGGTTCTTTGAACAAAAGCTCCGAAGCATGGCTCAAGACACCTCTCAATCCTGCGAACCTCAAGGACTGA
- a CDS encoding amino acid ABC transporter permease: protein MGYALDFGWLNDAIGMIASGAGMTVFLIVVTSVAGTVLSIFGAIGRRSRHAILRKLVAGYVELIRNTPFLVQLFFIFFGLPRFGIRLDPVTAAILAMTLNMAAYSTEIVGAGLDAVPKGQTEAAKALGLHPRIIFIKVILPQALKVIFPALTSQIVIMMLESAVVSQIAVRELTYEADMLQARTFRAFETYFIVTLVYLGLSIGLRRLLYAAGRRSIAGGMA from the coding sequence GTGGGCTATGCGCTCGATTTCGGCTGGCTGAATGATGCGATCGGCATGATCGCCAGCGGCGCGGGCATGACGGTTTTCCTCATCGTCGTGACCTCCGTCGCTGGCACGGTGCTCAGCATCTTCGGTGCCATCGGGCGTCGCAGCCGTCATGCGATCTTGCGCAAGCTCGTTGCGGGTTACGTCGAACTGATCCGCAACACGCCCTTTCTGGTGCAGCTGTTCTTCATCTTCTTCGGGCTGCCACGTTTCGGTATCCGCCTTGATCCGGTGACGGCGGCGATCCTTGCCATGACCCTGAATATGGCGGCTTACAGCACCGAGATCGTTGGTGCTGGTCTGGATGCCGTGCCAAAAGGACAGACGGAAGCGGCAAAGGCGCTCGGCCTCCATCCAAGGATCATCTTCATCAAAGTCATCCTGCCGCAGGCGTTGAAGGTCATCTTCCCTGCTCTGACCAGCCAAATCGTCATCATGATGCTGGAATCTGCCGTGGTATCGCAGATCGCTGTGCGGGAATTGACCTATGAAGCAGATATGCTTCAGGCACGCACTTTCCGCGCGTTCGAGACCTATTTTATCGTGACCCTCGTTTATCTCGGGCTGAGTATCGGACTGCGCAGACTGCTTTATGCCGCTGGACGCCGGTCGATTGCCGGAGGCATGGCATGA
- a CDS encoding amino acid ABC transporter permease — MIEFTFWDIARNLLLAARWTVLLSIVAFTGGAIVGVAILLARISKRKWLRRSAEYYIGLFQGTPLLMQLFLLFFGLPLLGFRIEAWTAAVLGLTLCASAFLAEIWRGGVQSLPSGQWDAGSSLGLHYVAQLRLIILPQAFAITRAPTVGFLVQLIKSTALTSIIGFEELVRTSNAINNATFEPFTVYGLVALIYFVLCYPLTRYTKKLELRAAQR; from the coding sequence ATGATCGAATTCACCTTCTGGGACATAGCGCGCAATCTGCTGCTGGCCGCCCGCTGGACGGTACTGCTTTCCATCGTTGCCTTTACTGGAGGTGCTATTGTCGGTGTGGCAATCCTCCTGGCCCGAATCTCAAAACGGAAATGGCTAAGGCGCAGCGCTGAATATTATATCGGCCTGTTTCAGGGAACGCCGTTGCTCATGCAGCTGTTTCTGCTGTTTTTCGGCCTGCCGCTCCTTGGTTTTCGCATTGAGGCATGGACGGCAGCGGTGCTTGGTCTGACGCTCTGTGCCAGTGCCTTTCTTGCCGAAATCTGGCGCGGCGGCGTGCAATCCCTGCCAAGCGGACAGTGGGACGCCGGGAGCAGTCTCGGCCTGCATTATGTCGCGCAGTTGCGCCTGATTATCCTCCCGCAAGCCTTCGCGATCACACGCGCGCCGACGGTGGGTTTTCTGGTGCAGCTGATCAAGAGCACGGCACTGACTTCGATCATTGGATTTGAGGAACTGGTCCGCACCTCGAACGCCATCAACAATGCAACATTCGAACCTTTCACTGTCTACGGGCTGGTCGCGCTGATCTATTTTGTTCTGTGCTATCCGCTGACGCGCTACACTAAGAAATTGGAGCTTCGTGCCGCACAGCGTTAG
- a CDS encoding ABC transporter substrate-binding protein has translation MDTILKKSISRRTVLGAGALGTAMLAMPSLLRAQDKSLKIGVYGGYFKNSFDKNIFPEFTKATGIAVESVAEPTGEAWLVQLEQAAKAGAAPADISMMSQVSMIKGQSTNLWTPLDVSKLPNSKNLIDRFINKYPDGRVAGIGAVAWYITLVTNTDVYKEAPTSWQALWDPANADKLGLLALVSNSFLLEVTAKTFFGGTNALDTEEGILKVFDKLAEVKPNVRLWYRDEAQFEQALKSGEIPMGQYYHDVTGLAASEGHPVRSTFPKEGGIQDSGCWAVSRASKKVDEAHIFIDYMSQPAIQATLSRKVGTAPTVKRELLDLNDKEFAAVSSDIEPILPRYDLLTTKADFLNQKWTELIVG, from the coding sequence ATGGATACAATTCTCAAGAAAAGCATCAGCCGGCGGACCGTGCTTGGTGCGGGGGCTCTGGGTACCGCCATGCTCGCCATGCCATCCCTGTTGCGCGCGCAGGACAAGTCGCTGAAGATTGGCGTCTATGGCGGCTATTTCAAGAATTCGTTCGACAAGAACATTTTCCCTGAGTTCACCAAGGCAACCGGCATAGCCGTTGAGTCCGTCGCCGAACCAACAGGCGAAGCATGGCTGGTTCAGCTTGAGCAGGCCGCCAAGGCTGGCGCCGCACCGGCTGATATTTCGATGATGTCGCAGGTGTCGATGATCAAGGGACAGTCGACAAATCTGTGGACCCCCCTCGATGTATCGAAGCTGCCAAACTCCAAGAACCTGATTGACCGTTTCATCAACAAATACCCTGACGGGCGTGTCGCCGGTATCGGTGCCGTTGCGTGGTACATCACCCTTGTCACCAATACCGACGTTTACAAGGAAGCGCCAACCTCATGGCAGGCACTTTGGGACCCGGCAAATGCTGACAAGCTCGGTCTGCTGGCGCTCGTTTCCAACTCATTCCTTCTGGAAGTGACTGCCAAGACCTTCTTTGGGGGCACCAATGCCCTCGATACCGAAGAAGGTATCCTCAAGGTCTTCGATAAACTAGCCGAAGTGAAGCCGAATGTCCGCCTCTGGTATCGCGATGAAGCGCAGTTCGAACAGGCGCTGAAATCAGGCGAAATTCCAATGGGCCAGTATTATCACGATGTTACGGGCCTTGCCGCATCCGAAGGGCATCCGGTTCGCTCGACTTTCCCGAAAGAAGGCGGCATTCAGGATTCCGGTTGCTGGGCAGTGTCACGCGCGTCGAAGAAGGTCGATGAAGCTCATATCTTCATCGATTATATGAGCCAGCCAGCCATTCAGGCGACATTGTCGCGCAAAGTGGGAACCGCGCCAACGGTGAAGCGCGAACTGCTCGATCTGAACGACAAGGAATTCGCCGCAGTGTCATCGGATATCGAGCCGATCCTGCCGCGCTACGATCTTTTGACGACCAAGGCCGATTTCCTCAACCAGAAATGGACCGAGCTGATTGTCGGCTGA
- a CDS encoding ABC transporter ATP-binding protein, with protein MSGLVLNNVTKQFGSFTAVENVQLSVPHGTFVCMLGPSGCGKTTLLRMIAGLDDPTGGSILLDGEDITKVPTHKRNLGMVFQSLALFPHLSVGENIAYPLRIRGKSREEQKKRVDELLALIHLPGYGDRPVSKLSGGQRQRVAIARALALSPKLFLLDEPLSALDAKLREAMQVELRQLQQKLGITTIVVTHDQREAMTMADTVVVMNSGHIRQAASPIEIYRKPADTFVADFIGSTNLIETTADSSGAATVFGNKVPGLILPNGMQKATISVRPEDVHLTAPDNGAIKGTVTFVRDLGGTIETFVEAGGKQIVAVSTPRARPEVTAGQQVGIVLAPDVCVVLKQ; from the coding sequence ATGTCCGGACTGGTTCTCAACAATGTAACCAAGCAATTTGGTTCATTTACCGCCGTAGAAAATGTGCAGCTTTCCGTGCCGCACGGTACGTTTGTCTGCATGCTCGGACCATCGGGCTGCGGCAAGACCACGCTGCTGCGCATGATTGCGGGCCTTGATGATCCCACAGGCGGTTCCATTCTGCTCGATGGCGAAGACATTACCAAGGTCCCGACGCACAAGCGCAATCTCGGCATGGTGTTTCAGTCGCTGGCCCTGTTTCCCCATTTGAGCGTTGGTGAGAATATCGCCTACCCCTTGCGCATTCGCGGCAAAAGCCGCGAAGAACAGAAGAAGCGTGTTGATGAGCTTCTCGCCCTCATTCACCTTCCCGGCTATGGAGACCGACCCGTTTCGAAACTATCGGGCGGGCAGCGCCAGCGTGTGGCCATAGCTCGCGCCCTTGCACTTTCGCCAAAGCTGTTTCTGCTGGATGAGCCGCTTTCAGCGCTTGATGCAAAGCTGCGCGAGGCAATGCAGGTGGAACTGCGGCAGTTGCAGCAAAAGCTCGGCATTACCACCATTGTCGTCACCCACGACCAACGCGAAGCGATGACCATGGCCGATACGGTCGTCGTGATGAATAGCGGCCACATCCGGCAGGCCGCCTCGCCAATCGAAATTTACCGCAAGCCCGCCGATACGTTCGTCGCCGATTTTATCGGCTCGACAAATCTCATCGAAACCACAGCTGACAGTTCCGGCGCAGCGACCGTTTTCGGAAACAAGGTTCCCGGCCTGATACTTCCAAACGGTATGCAGAAGGCAACGATTTCCGTTCGCCCCGAAGATGTTCATCTGACCGCGCCTGATAATGGAGCGATCAAAGGCACCGTGACCTTTGTGCGCGATCTCGGCGGCACAATTGAAACTTTTGTCGAAGCAGGCGGCAAGCAGATCGTTGCCGTTTCAACACCGCGTGCCCGGCCTGAAGTCACCGCCGGACAACAGGTTGGCATCGTGCTTGCGCCTGACGTTTGCGTGGTGCTGAAGCAATGA
- a CDS encoding ABC transporter permease, whose product MKREAPQSVADYGPLFFPAGMLLVFFVVPFGTMIAVSFFQRQQGGFYTPAFVFSNYERFLSVFFGGVLGFSLMLAITVAMCCVVLALPFTYLLSKLPRRLQVIWLVALLSVLSLSEVIIGFAWSTLFSRTAGITNILVQLGLMKQAVALAPSFGAVLTGMVYQALPYTVLVLYPALVRLDPTLMEAARTLGSSPLRAFFNVLVPALRNTIMATLIMVFIFALGSYLLPQILGRPQHWTLSVLITDQAIYQSNMPFAAAMAVFLVLVTLGLVALTLLIGRKGEKA is encoded by the coding sequence ATGAAGCGTGAAGCCCCGCAATCCGTAGCCGATTACGGTCCGCTGTTTTTCCCAGCCGGTATGCTGCTCGTCTTCTTTGTCGTGCCGTTTGGTACGATGATCGCTGTCAGCTTTTTCCAACGCCAACAGGGTGGCTTCTATACACCCGCTTTCGTCTTTTCCAATTACGAGCGCTTTCTCAGCGTTTTCTTTGGCGGCGTTCTTGGGTTTTCCCTCATGCTGGCAATTACGGTCGCCATGTGCTGCGTCGTGCTTGCACTACCTTTTACCTATCTCTTGTCCAAGCTGCCACGCCGCTTACAGGTGATCTGGCTCGTTGCCCTGCTTTCCGTGCTGTCCCTGTCGGAAGTCATTATCGGCTTTGCGTGGTCCACTCTGTTCTCGCGTACAGCCGGGATCACCAATATTCTCGTACAGCTTGGTTTGATGAAACAGGCCGTGGCGCTTGCGCCCAGCTTCGGCGCGGTGTTGACAGGCATGGTCTATCAGGCCCTGCCCTATACGGTGCTGGTGCTTTACCCCGCCCTTGTCAGGCTTGATCCGACCCTGATGGAAGCGGCGCGAACGTTGGGCTCCTCGCCGCTGCGCGCCTTCTTCAATGTGCTTGTACCAGCGCTGCGCAATACGATCATGGCAACGCTTATTATGGTGTTCATTTTTGCGCTCGGTTCCTATCTGTTGCCGCAGATTCTTGGCAGACCGCAACACTGGACGCTTTCAGTCCTCATCACCGATCAGGCGATCTATCAGTCCAACATGCCATTCGCCGCTGCCATGGCCGTGTTTCTGGTACTCGTCACACTTGGTCTTGTGGCGCTGACGCTGCTCATCGGACGCAAGGGAGAAAAGGCATGA
- a CDS encoding ABC transporter permease produces the protein MTTWLRRLYFFAIGLFLALPLIVVAGVSVNAKQTLAFPPQGFSLGWYGEIFLNPEWRSALFASVLLATTSAALAVLIALPLSWFLWRRIAPWANIFQVLGIAPFTLPPVITALGLLTFWATTGFYGQPWTAVIGHAIFFVTLPLVTLSLGFSAIDRSFVEAAATMGANDRTIFRTVILPLILPYLVSGYAFAFVLSLNEYIVAYMTVGFTLETLPIKIFNALRYGYTPTMASVTILFVATAAVIFSLVAKFGDLPKLLGAMATDDK, from the coding sequence ATGACCACATGGCTCCGTCGTCTTTACTTCTTTGCGATTGGCCTCTTTCTCGCGCTTCCATTGATTGTGGTCGCGGGCGTATCGGTCAATGCCAAGCAGACCCTTGCCTTCCCGCCGCAAGGTTTTTCGCTCGGCTGGTATGGCGAGATTTTTCTCAACCCGGAATGGCGTAGCGCTCTTTTCGCCTCTGTTCTGCTTGCCACCACTTCGGCGGCTTTGGCCGTGCTGATCGCGCTACCGCTTTCATGGTTTCTCTGGCGGCGGATTGCGCCATGGGCCAACATCTTTCAGGTCCTTGGCATCGCGCCGTTCACGCTGCCACCCGTCATCACCGCGCTTGGCCTTTTGACGTTCTGGGCCACCACAGGTTTCTACGGCCAGCCATGGACCGCCGTCATCGGCCATGCGATCTTCTTCGTCACCTTGCCGCTCGTTACCTTGTCGCTTGGCTTTTCCGCTATTGATCGCTCTTTCGTTGAAGCCGCCGCGACGATGGGCGCCAATGACCGCACCATTTTTCGCACGGTGATCCTGCCATTAATCCTGCCCTATCTGGTGTCGGGCTATGCCTTTGCTTTCGTGCTGTCGCTCAACGAATATATCGTTGCCTACATGACCGTGGGCTTCACGCTGGAAACCTTGCCTATCAAGATTTTCAATGCACTGCGTTATGGCTACACGCCGACCATGGCGTCGGTCACAATCCTCTTTGTCGCGACTGCGGCGGTGATTTTCTCGCTGGTTGCCAAATTCGGCGATCTGCCAAAGCTTCTCGGCGCCATGGCCACGGATGACAAATGA
- a CDS encoding carbon-nitrogen hydrolase family protein yields the protein MMRIAALQMQAVCGDVGANLARIEQAAMDAAKAGADLLVVPELALTGYGAGEAITALAEPANGSQISQLQAISKANAIAIIAGFAERDGDSVYNSAAYVCGDAQPVIYRKSHLYGDYERALFTPEKPASCIIQIAGLKLGILICYDVEFPENVRRLAQAGAQMVIVPTALPAGPSGKFIAGHMIQVRAFENQIFVAYVNHAGDDGRFSFAGLSRIAAPDGSLIAASTDTREQLLFADINRHMFAASIENNPYLKDLALQ from the coding sequence ATGATGCGCATTGCAGCACTTCAGATGCAGGCGGTTTGCGGTGATGTCGGCGCAAATCTTGCGCGTATAGAACAAGCCGCCATGGATGCAGCAAAAGCCGGTGCCGACCTTCTGGTCGTGCCGGAGCTTGCTCTGACAGGCTATGGTGCTGGCGAGGCAATCACCGCATTGGCTGAACCTGCAAATGGCAGTCAGATCAGCCAGTTACAGGCAATATCCAAAGCAAATGCCATAGCGATCATCGCTGGCTTTGCCGAGCGTGATGGCGATAGTGTTTATAACAGTGCAGCCTATGTCTGCGGCGATGCGCAACCCGTAATTTACCGCAAATCGCATCTCTATGGCGATTATGAGCGGGCCCTGTTCACCCCGGAAAAACCAGCAAGCTGCATCATCCAGATAGCCGGGTTAAAGCTCGGGATACTCATCTGCTACGATGTGGAATTTCCTGAGAATGTGCGTCGCCTTGCACAGGCTGGTGCCCAGATGGTCATTGTGCCAACAGCTCTTCCTGCGGGCCCATCCGGCAAATTCATCGCTGGCCATATGATTCAGGTGCGCGCCTTCGAGAACCAGATATTCGTCGCCTATGTCAATCATGCTGGTGATGACGGACGCTTTAGTTTTGCCGGTCTGTCACGCATTGCGGCACCTGATGGCAGCCTGATTGCGGCCTCTACCGATACGAGGGAACAGCTGCTGTTTGCCGATATAAACAGGCACATGTTTGCCGCTTCCATCGAAAATAATCCCTATCTGAAAGACCTCGCACTGCAATGA
- a CDS encoding NAD(P)/FAD-dependent oxidoreductase — MTDIIDTDVLIIGAGIAGVGAAAELASTHKVVILERESQPAYHSTGRSAAIFLPNYGNDVIRALNRASAPMFMQRDTKLFPEPLLTLRGSLTIADDTGIEHCEDLLKNGVNVEEISADRAVEMVPILNRDYIKAACYQAEAQDIDVNALHQGWLRKATGLGVDLRTNAEVIRATRSNGFWLVETADQIFRAQTVINAAGAWADVIAGIFGGKPLGLTPLRRSIAVLPAPEGYDTRGWPLVDDANEAWYLKPDGGRLFVSPCDETPVEPHDAYVDDMILAEGLYRYEQAVTVPVNRVERSWAGLRTFAPDRTPVAGFDAELDGFFWLAGQGGYGIQTAPALSQFTAMLIRQESLPDALAQIAPRLSAARFQPSNG, encoded by the coding sequence ATGACCGACATAATTGATACCGACGTTCTCATAATCGGCGCTGGCATTGCCGGTGTTGGAGCCGCCGCCGAGTTGGCCAGTACCCACAAGGTCGTCATTCTCGAACGGGAGAGCCAGCCAGCCTATCATTCGACAGGACGCTCCGCTGCGATATTCCTGCCCAATTACGGCAATGATGTTATTCGTGCGCTCAATCGCGCCAGCGCGCCAATGTTCATGCAGCGCGATACAAAGCTATTTCCTGAACCGCTGCTAACGCTACGCGGTTCTCTAACTATTGCCGATGATACCGGCATCGAACATTGCGAAGACCTGCTCAAGAACGGTGTCAACGTCGAGGAAATCAGTGCCGATCGCGCCGTTGAAATGGTTCCGATTCTTAATCGCGATTACATCAAAGCAGCCTGCTATCAGGCTGAGGCACAGGACATCGATGTGAACGCCCTGCACCAGGGTTGGCTGCGCAAGGCCACAGGCCTCGGTGTAGACCTTCGCACAAATGCGGAGGTTATCCGCGCCACACGTTCGAACGGCTTCTGGCTCGTCGAAACGGCTGATCAGATATTCCGCGCTCAAACTGTTATCAATGCTGCGGGTGCCTGGGCTGATGTCATAGCGGGTATTTTCGGCGGCAAGCCGCTTGGCCTTACGCCGTTGCGCCGCTCAATCGCAGTTCTTCCAGCACCTGAAGGCTATGACACCCGAGGCTGGCCGCTTGTCGATGACGCCAATGAAGCATGGTATCTCAAGCCCGACGGCGGGAGGCTGTTCGTCTCGCCTTGTGATGAAACTCCGGTTGAACCGCACGACGCCTATGTCGATGACATGATATTGGCTGAGGGTCTCTATCGCTATGAACAGGCGGTGACGGTGCCTGTAAATCGCGTCGAGCGCAGCTGGGCTGGCCTTCGCACCTTCGCGCCTGATCGTACCCCCGTTGCGGGCTTTGACGCTGAACTTGACGGGTTCTTCTGGCTAGCCGGACAGGGCGGCTATGGTATCCAGACGGCGCCGGCCCTCTCGCAATTCACGGCAATGCTTATCCGCCAAGAATCGCTGCCGGATGCACTGGCACAAATCGCCCCGCGCCTTTCTGCTGCCCGTTTTCAGCCGAGCAATGGGTAG
- a CDS encoding LysR family transcriptional regulator, producing MRQYTWDDLQYFLAVARTGQLTTAARRLRTNHVTVSRRIDRLEEALSARLFERNPRGYILTALGEKLIESAEIMEREAERFQNEASGGTISLSGVVRLSILEGIANFFLADRLPRMAQAYPSLSVEMVTIQQIVSLSRREADLSITLNATRTGPYHQEKLMPYRLFIYGAKSYLAKHPAIRQRSDLSGHRFIGYIEDMIFTPGLDYMREILPGLRPAYQSSSIFAQLSAARSGFGLCILPYFIACNYPELVPVLAKEMHLNRDYWLICHEDIVNTPRIRVLSDFIRSEVGSQTDIFGGYPLLG from the coding sequence GTGCGGCAATATACGTGGGACGATCTTCAGTATTTTCTGGCCGTGGCGCGCACTGGCCAGCTTACGACAGCCGCCCGCCGTCTGCGCACCAATCATGTCACCGTTTCCCGCCGGATTGACCGGCTGGAGGAGGCACTTTCGGCGCGTCTGTTCGAGCGCAATCCGCGTGGATATATCCTCACGGCGCTGGGTGAAAAGCTGATTGAATCCGCTGAAATCATGGAGCGTGAAGCGGAACGCTTTCAGAATGAGGCATCCGGCGGCACGATTTCGCTGAGCGGTGTTGTGCGTCTCAGCATTCTCGAGGGCATTGCCAATTTCTTTCTGGCGGATCGGCTGCCGCGCATGGCGCAGGCCTATCCCAGCCTTTCCGTGGAGATGGTGACGATCCAGCAGATTGTTTCGCTTTCGCGCCGCGAGGCTGATTTATCGATAACATTGAATGCGACACGCACTGGCCCCTACCATCAGGAAAAGCTGATGCCGTATCGCCTGTTCATCTATGGCGCAAAGAGCTATCTGGCGAAACATCCGGCAATCCGGCAGCGGTCGGATCTCTCTGGCCACCGGTTCATTGGTTACATTGAGGATATGATTTTCACGCCGGGGCTCGATTATATGCGCGAGATTCTGCCGGGCCTGCGGCCTGCCTATCAAAGCTCAAGTATCTTTGCCCAATTGAGCGCGGCACGTTCCGGTTTCGGCCTTTGTATCCTGCCCTATTTCATCGCCTGCAATTACCCGGAGCTGGTGCCCGTTTTGGCAAAGGAGATGCATCTCAATCGCGATTACTGGCTGATCTGCCATGAGGATATCGTCAATACGCCGCGCATCCGCGTGCTCAGCGATTTCATCAGGTCGGAAGTGGGCAGCCAGACGGACATCTTCGGGGGCTACCCATTGCTCGGCTGA
- a CDS encoding ABC transporter substrate-binding protein codes for MKLLAIATAALMAATVLPAASAEISDGKVKIGILNDQSGVYADFGGKWSYEAAKMAAEDFGGKVLDAPIEIITADHQNKPDIASNIARQWYDTEQVDSIMELTTSSVALAVQGISKEKKKIDLVTGAATAELTGKQCSPYGFHWAYDTHALAVGTGGALVKQGGDTWFFLTADYAFGYSLEEQTSKYVTSKGGKIVGSVRHPLANSDYSSFLLQAQSSGAKVIGLANAGLDTANAIKQAAEFGIVSGGQRLAALLFTLAEVHGLGLEAAQGLTLTESFYWDRDDQSREFGRKFFKRTGRMPNMIQAATYSGVMQYLKAIQKAGTDDTVKVAAAMHEMPVDDVFGRGAKVGANGRLISDVYLMEVKKPSESKEPWDYYKVLATVPGDEAYMKPAESGCDLAK; via the coding sequence ATGAAATTATTGGCAATAGCAACCGCAGCCCTTATGGCGGCAACCGTCTTGCCAGCGGCAAGCGCGGAGATTTCCGACGGCAAGGTCAAGATCGGCATCCTGAACGATCAGTCCGGCGTCTATGCGGATTTCGGTGGCAAGTGGTCCTATGAAGCGGCAAAGATGGCTGCCGAGGATTTTGGCGGCAAGGTGCTGGATGCACCGATCGAGATCATCACGGCTGACCATCAGAACAAGCCTGATATTGCCTCCAACATCGCCCGCCAATGGTATGATACCGAACAGGTCGACTCGATCATGGAGTTGACCACATCATCCGTTGCGCTTGCCGTGCAGGGTATCTCCAAGGAAAAGAAGAAGATCGATCTTGTAACCGGTGCGGCGACTGCTGAACTGACCGGCAAGCAGTGCTCACCCTATGGCTTCCATTGGGCTTATGACACTCATGCTCTGGCAGTTGGTACCGGCGGCGCGCTCGTCAAGCAGGGCGGCGATACATGGTTTTTCCTGACCGCCGATTATGCCTTTGGCTATTCATTGGAAGAGCAGACAAGCAAATATGTCACCTCCAAGGGCGGTAAGATTGTTGGCTCCGTGCGCCATCCGCTTGCAAACAGCGACTATTCCTCGTTCCTGCTACAGGCACAGTCATCGGGCGCGAAGGTTATCGGCCTTGCCAATGCCGGTCTTGATACGGCCAATGCCATCAAGCAGGCAGCCGAATTCGGTATCGTATCCGGTGGCCAGCGTCTGGCAGCCCTGCTCTTCACGCTTGCCGAAGTACATGGTCTTGGTCTTGAAGCAGCTCAGGGATTGACGCTGACGGAAAGCTTCTACTGGGATCGCGATGACCAGTCGCGCGAGTTCGGACGCAAGTTCTTCAAGCGCACCGGCCGCATGCCAAACATGATTCAGGCCGCCACTTATTCCGGCGTCATGCAATATCTGAAGGCTATCCAGAAAGCTGGAACCGACGATACGGTAAAGGTCGCCGCAGCAATGCATGAAATGCCCGTTGACGACGTCTTCGGACGGGGTGCCAAGGTTGGTGCCAATGGCCGCCTGATCAGCGATGTCTATCTGATGGAAGTCAAGAAGCCCTCGGAAAGCAAGGAGCCATGGGATTATTATAAGGTTCTTGCGACGGTTCCCGGTGATGAAGCTTACATGAAGCCAGCCGAAAGCGGCTGCGATCTGGCCAAGTAA